In Quercus robur chromosome 11, dhQueRobu3.1, whole genome shotgun sequence, the following proteins share a genomic window:
- the LOC126707216 gene encoding putative late blight resistance protein homolog R1B-16 has product MADSVVSFLLQNLTQLLTQESKLLGGVKDQVRSLKNELSLINRFLQKSEGKRHDELVKEVVSQIRDVAYEAEDVIDTYIITVAERRRRSKLRKLIPSCDRAITFHDVASKIETIKFINKEINDNRSKYGIEIAESSGGDAEAEEILHRRRKHVEEDQVVGLAHDAEVLMKELMEGSSQRNVVSIIGMGGLGKTTLARKIYNNNDVKNYFDFRGWVYVSQEYRIRELLLEILKGLTPLPRVMLRAELKEKLLHGLYATYSSNNNKLKGRITEDLKRFKEMNERFKEMNDEEFGKAWSEFLEGVQDHNDLKNSLSNFVQDFYCENGVKLRAELKEKLLHGLYATYNSNNDKLKGRLTEDLKRFKEMNDEEFREAWSEFLEGVQDHNDLKSSLSNFVQDFYSENRVKLKDMTEDELRSVLLESLRDKRYLLVMDDIWNSEVWNEVSTAFPNNSNRSRILITTRIKEVSLHASSVNNSVHPIPPYELPLLEEDKSWELFSKKVFWGGACPPELETLGRQLVKSCHGLPLAIVVLGGLLACKEKTHHIWSKYIGHVNSYLTDNRSRCIDILALSYNHLPRRLKPCFLYFGIYPEDFEIPVRQLIRLWIAEGFIWQSGNRNIEDVAEDYLEDLIDRSLIQVATKRLNGGVKTCRIHDLLRDLCISESSEEKFLEVHSNVNLSPIGKSRRISIHYGNNPYISSGPCKHSNSRSIIGFRGGVELKSPPDNCYLEWICKSNNLVRVVELSNMGICCLIPKGIEKLVLLRYLSIASGKLHVIPDSICNLWNLETLDMRNSTVETKCLPKWIWKLQRLRHLYLDGPTSLPRTKKNTTALPNLQVLTGIAINEDTESHFSKARFPNLRKLGLYSSRLVESGILSSLLPLCHLQTLKIYNLNEISSSPTSILLTLIKITLVDSALVDSAFMGVMGSLPKLRILKVIGRAAADYEFISNVLICDERSFQRLEVFKMASLTLFEWKLGQGAMPNLQRLVIERTFCMLPDELWCLSALRDVEVLHPDPELARRLRQLQMRDGCKLHVYPPLDQESRIFTSQSTFGSAASIVADAASIVADEDWTDVDEAGR; this is encoded by the coding sequence ATGGCAGACAGTGTTGTGAGTTTCCTGTTGCAGAACCTGACTCAGTTGCTTACCCAAGAATCAAAATTGCTAGGTGGAGTTAAGGATCAAGTCAGATCACTTAAGAACGAGCTGTCTCTGATCAACCGCTTCCTCCAAAAATCTGAAGGCAAACGACACGACGAATTGGTGAAGGAGGTAGTCAGCCAAATTAGGGACGTAGCCTATGAGGCTGAGGATGTTATTGATACATACATCATTACTGTGGCAGAGCGCAGGAGAAGAAGCAAGCTGAGGAAGTTAATCCCTTCATGTGACCGAGCAATTACGTTTCACGATGTTGCAAGCAAGATAGAGACCATCAAGTTCATCAACAAGGAAATTAACGACAATAGGAGCAAGTACGGCATAGAAATTGCGGAATCATCCGGAGGAGATGCAGAAGCAGAGGAGATACTGCACAGGCGCAGGAAACATGTTGAGGAAGATCAAGTAGTGGGCTTAGCTCATGACGCTGAGGTATTGATGAAGGAGCTTATGGAAGGGAGTTCGCAACGGAATGTTGTTTCAATCATTGGCATGGGTGGCTTAGGCAAAACCACTCTTGCTAGGAAGATCTACAATAACAATGATGTCAAGAATTACTTTGATTTCCGTGGGTGGGTTTATGTCTCTCAAGAATATAGAATCAGAGAGCTGTTGCTTGAAATTTTGAAGGGACTGACACCACTACCAAGAGTGATGTTGAGAGCtgaattgaaagagaaattacTCCACGGTTTGTATGCTACGTATAGCTCGAATAACAATAAATTGAAAGGGAGAATAACTGAAGACTTGAAACGTTTCAAAGAAATGAATGAACGTTTCAAAGAAATGAATGATGAAGAATTCGGAAAGGCATGGTCTGAATTCTTGGAAGGCGTACAAGACCATAATGATTTGAAAAATTcgttgtcaaattttgtgcaaGATTTTTACTGCGAGAATGGAGTAAAATTGAGAGCtgaattgaaagaaaaattactCCACGGTTTGTATGCTACGTACAACTCGAATAACGATAAATTGAAAGGGAGACTAACTGAAGACTTGAAACGTTTCAAAGAAATGAATGATGAAGAATTCAGAGAGGCATGGTCTGAGTTCTTGGAAGGCGTACAAGACCATAATGATTTGAAAAGTTCGTTGTCAAATTTCGTGCAAGATTTTTACAGCGAGAATAGAGTAAAATTGAAAGATATGACTGAGGATGAATTGAGAAGCGTGCTGCTTGAAAGCTTGAGAGACAAGAGATACTTACTTGTTATGGATGACATTTGGAATTCTGAAGTATGGAATGAGGTAAGTACTGCATTTCCTAATAACTCAAATAGGAGTAGAATATTGATCACTACCCGAATAAAAGAAGTATCATTACATGCAAGTAGTGTTAATAATAGTGTTCATCCTATTcccccttatgaactcccactTCTTGAAGAAGATAAAAGTTGGGAACTCTTCTCTAAAAAGGTGTTTTGGGGAGGTGCCTGTCCTCCAGAACTAGAAACTCTAGGTAGACAACTTGTGAAAAGTTGCCATGGATTACCACTTGCTATTGTGGTATTGGGAGGTCTTTTGGCATGTAAGGAGAAAACACATCATATATGGTCAAAATATATCGGTCATGTCAATTCGTATTTGACTGATAATAGATCAAGATGCATAGACATATTGGCTCTAAGCTACAATCACTTACCCCGACGCTTGAAACCATGCTTTCTATATTTTGGTATCTACCCAGAAGACTTTGAGATACCAGTGAGGCAACTAATCCGACTTTGGATAGCCGAGGGATTCATATGGCAAAGTGGGAACAGAAATATAGAGGATGTTGCTGAAGACTACTTGGAGGATCTCATTGATCGAAGCTTGATTCAAGTGGCAACAAAAAGGTTAAATGGAGGAGTCAAAACATGTCGTATCCATGATCTTCTACGAGACCTCTGTATATCGGAGAGTTCCGAAGAGAAGTTTCTTGAGGTTCATTCAAATGTTAACCTTTCACCCATAGGCAAATCTCGCAGAATTTCCATCCACTATGGCAACAATCCATACATTTCTTCTGGCCCTTGTAAGCATTCAAATAGTCGTTCTATAATAGGCTTCAGGGGTGGTGTTGAGCTCAAGAGTCCTCCTGATAATTGCTACTTGGAATGGATTTGCAAAAGTAACAATTTGGTTCGGGTGGTAGAGCTCAGTAATATGGGCATTTGTTGCTTAATCCCCAAGGGGATTGAAAAGCTGGTCCTTTTGAGGTACTTAAGCATCGCATCTGGTAAGCTTCATGTCATTCCAGATTCCATATGCAACCTTTGGAATCTAGAGACGTTGGACATGAGAAATTCTACAGTGGAAACAAAATGCTTGCCCAAGTGGATATGGAAGTTACAAAGATTAAGACATTTGTACCTGGATGGGCCAACATCTCTACctagaactaaaaaaaatacaacggCTTTACCCAATCTTCAAGTCCTTACTGGTATAGCTATAAATGAAGACACTGAGAGTCACTTTTCCAAGGCCAGATTTCCTAATCTAAGAAAATTAGGATTGTATTCTTCAAGATTGGTAGAGTCAGGGATTTTGTCAAGCCTCCTTCCCTTGTGTCATCTACAAACTTTGAAGATTTATAATCTTAATGAGATTTCATCAAGTCCTACTTCAATTTTGTTGACCCTCATAAAAATAACTTTAGTAGATTCAGCCTTAGTAGATTCAGCCTTCATGGGAGTGATGGGTAGCCTTCCCAAACTTCGAATACTCAAAGTAATTGGAAGAGCTGCCGCTGACTATGAATTCATCAGTAATGTCCTCATATGCGATGAAAGAAGTTTTCAGCGACTTGAAGTCTTTAAAATGGCAAGTCTGACCCTTTTTGAATGGAAATTGGGGCAAGGTGCAATGCCAAACCTTCAACGTTTGGTCATCGAAAGGACCTTTTGTATGCTCCCGGACGAACTATGGTGCTTGAGTGCCTTGCGGGATGTGGAAGTTTTACATCCCGATCCAGAATTGGCAAGGAGGCTTCGACAGTTGCAGATGAGGGATGGATGTAAGCTCCATGTCTATCCACCTCTCGACCAAGAGAGTAGAATTTTTACATCCCAATCCACATTTGGCAGTGCGGCTTCGATAGTTGCAGATGCGGCTTCCATAGTTGCAGATGAGGATTGGACAGATGTAGATGAGGCTGGCAGATGA